The Pongo abelii isolate AG06213 chromosome 21, NHGRI_mPonAbe1-v2.0_pri, whole genome shotgun sequence genome has a window encoding:
- the ASIP gene encoding agouti-signaling protein has protein sequence MDVTRLLLATLLVFLCFFTADSHLPPEEKLRDDRSLRSNSSVNLLDFPSVSIVALNKKSKQISRKEAEKKRSSKKEASMKTVARPRTPLSAPCVATRNSCKPPAPACCDPCASCQCRFFRSACSCRVLSLNC, from the exons ATGGATGTCACCCGCCTACTCCTGGCCACCCTGCTGGTCTTCCTCTGCTTCTTCACTGCTGACAGCCACCTGCCACCTGAGGAGAAGCTCCGAGATGACAGGAGCCTGAGAAGCAACTCCTCTGTGAACCTACTGGATTTCCCTTCTGTCTCTATTGTGG CACTGAACAAGAAATCCAAACAGATCAGcagaaaagaagcagaaaagaagAGATCTTCTAAG AAGGAGGCTTCGATGAAGACAGTGGCGCGGCCCCGGACCCCCCTATCTGCGCCCTGCGTGGCCACCCGCAACAGCTGCAAGCCGCCAGCACCCGCCTGCTGCGACCCGTGCGCCTCCTGCCAGTGCCGCTTCTTCCGCAGCGCCTGCTCCTGCCGCGTGCTCAGCCTCAACTGCTGA